The Perca fluviatilis chromosome 2, GENO_Pfluv_1.0, whole genome shotgun sequence genome includes a region encoding these proteins:
- the triap1 gene encoding TP53-regulated inhibitor of apoptosis 1: MNSVGEACTDLKREYDQCFNRWFAEKFLKGDRSGDPCTETFRKYQRCVQKAIKEKDIPIDGVEFMGPNKDKPES; this comes from the coding sequence ATGAACAGCGTCGGGGAAGCCTGCACGGACCTGAAGCGCGAGTACGACCAGTGCTTCAACCGCTGGTTCGCCGAGAAGTTCCTGAAGGGGGACCGGAGCGGAGACCCGTGCACCGAGACCTTCCGGAAGTACCAGCGGTGCGTGCAGAAGGCCATCAAGGAGAAGGACATCCCGATCGACGGAGTGGAGTTCATGGGCCCCAACAAGGACAAGCCCGAGAGCTGA